Proteins encoded in a region of the Nicotiana tomentosiformis chromosome 9, ASM39032v3, whole genome shotgun sequence genome:
- the LOC104117463 gene encoding uncharacterized protein, whose amino-acid sequence MANLPINLPKFKQILISLSNFTNLSSHFFPYSNSKVHYQRQILKKNTTSYNYRLLSRRSFVEYEDEDYLNSENYSFQEAVALFNSRDYYRCHDVLEALWNESEEPIRTLLHGILQCAVGFHHLFNQNHKGAMMELGEGLCKLRKFNFENGPFYQFEKEISQVLDFIYRTQLELAACGDDFCVTLDQSERSYQLLGGYAAGQKLYTLENDQDYYYLIFTSGRYDGNMENPRIKLPTIDASEANLKELDYS is encoded by the exons ATGGCTAACCTTCCCATCAATCTCCCAAAATTCAAGCAAATATTAATATCCTTGTCTAACTTCACAAACTTATCTTCACACTTTTTTCCCTACTCAAACTCAAAGGTTCATTATCAGCGGCAAATATTGAAGAAGAACACCACATCATATAATTATCGTCTCCTTTCTCGGAGAAGTTTTGTGGAATATGAAGATGAAGACTATCTAAACTCAGAAAACTATAGTTTCCAAGAAGCCGTGGCACTTTTCAATAGCAGAGATTATTACAG ATGTCATGACGTTCTTGAAGCCCTTTGGAACGAATCCGAAGAGCCAATTCGAACACTACTTCATGGAATTCTTCAATGTGCAGTTGGATTCCATCACCTCTTCAACCAAAATCACAAAGGAGCTATGATGGAATTGGGAGAAGGGCTATGTAAGCTTAGAAAATTTAACTTTGAAAATGGACCATTTTATCAGTTTGAAAAAGAAATTTCACAAGTTTTGGATTTCATATATAGAACACAACTAGAACTTGCTGCATGTGGTGATGATTTTTGTGTAACTCTTGATCAATCAGAAAGATCATATCAACTTCTTGGTGGCTATGCAGCAGGCCAAAAACTTTATACCTTGGAAAATGACCAAGATTATTATTACCTTATTTTTACTTCAGGAAGATATGACGGTAATATGGAAAATCCTAGGATTAAACTTCCAACAATTGATGCTTCTGAAGCAAATTTGAAGGAGTTAGACTACAGTTGA